In one window of Ovis aries strain OAR_USU_Benz2616 breed Rambouillet chromosome 3, ARS-UI_Ramb_v3.0, whole genome shotgun sequence DNA:
- the NR2C1 gene encoding nuclear receptor subfamily 2 group C member 1 isoform X4, translating into MASIEEIAHQIIEQQMGEIVTEQPTGQKIQIVTALDHNTQGKQFILTNHDGSTPNKVILARQDSTPGKVFFTTPDAAGVNQLFFTTPDLSTQQLQFLTDNSSSEQGPNKVFDLCVVCGDKASGRHYGAVTCEGCKGFFKRSIRKNLVYSCRGSKDCIINKHHRNRCQYCRLQRCIAFGMKQDSVQCERKPIEVSREKSSNCAASTEKIYIRKDLRSPLAATPTFVTDSETARSAGLLDSGMFVNIHQSGIKTESTMLMTPDKAVSCQGDLSTLASVVTSLANLGKTKDPAPNSNEVSMIESLSNGDTSYTSLCEFHQEMQTNGDVSRAFDTLAKALNPGESTACQSSGEGMEGNVHLIAGDSSINYIEKEGPLLSDSHVAFRLTMPSPMPEYLNVHYIGESASRLLFLSMHWALSIPSFQALGQENSISLVKAYWNELFTLGLAQCWQVMNVATILATFVNCLHSSLQQDKIPAERRKLLMEHIFKLQEFCNSMVKLCIDGYEYAYLKAIVLFSPGCLDYYFDCQL; encoded by the exons ATGGCATCCATAGAAGAAATTGCACATCAAATTATCGAACAACAAATGGGAGAG ATTGTTACAGAGCAGCCTACTGGCCAGAAAATCCAGATTGTGACAGCACTTGATCATAATACCCAAGGCAAACAGTTCATTCTGACAAATCACGATGGCTCTACTCCAAACAAAGTCATTCTGGCCAGGCAAGACTCTACTCCAGGAAAAGTTTTCTTCACGACCCCAGATGCAGCAGGTGTCAACCAGTTATTTTTTACAACTCCTGATTTGTCTACACAACAGCTCCAG TTCTTAACAGATAATTCTTCCTCAGAACAAGGACCAAATAAGGTTTTTGATCTTTGCGTAGTATGTGGAGACAAAGCATCAG GGCGTCATTATGGAGCAGTAACTTGTGAAGGCtgcaaaggattttttaaaagaagtatccGAAAAAATTTAGTTTATTCATGTCGAGGATCAAAGGACTGTATTATTAATAAACACCATCGAAATCGCTGTCAATACTGCAGGTTACAAAGATGTATTGCGTTTGGAATGAAACAAGACT CTGTTCAATGTGAAAGAAAACCCATTGAAGTATCCAGAGAAAAATCTTCCAACTGTGCTGCTTCAACAGAAAAAATCTACATTCGAAAAGACCTTCGAAGCCCATTAGCCGCAACTCCAACTTTTGTAACAGATAGTGAAACTGCAag GTCAGCAGGACTTTTAGATTCAGGAATGTTTGTGAATATTCATCAATCTGGAATAAAAACTGAGTCAACTATGCTGATGACACCAGATAAG gctgtatCATGTCAGGGAGATTTAAGTACATTGGCCAGTGTGGTTACATCATTAGCAAACCTTGgaaaaactaaagatcctgcTCCAAATAGTAATGAAGTGTCTATGATTGAAAGCTTAAGCAATGGTGATACTTCTTATACCTCTTTGTGTGAATTTCATCAAGAAATGCAGACTAACGGTGATGTTTCAAG GGCATTTGACACTCTCGCAAAAGCTTTGAATCCTGGAGAAAGCACAGCCTGTCAGAGCTCAGGAGAGGGCATGGAAGGAAACGTACACCTAATTGCTGGAGACTCAAGCATAAATTACATCGAAAAAGAGGGGCCACTTCTCAGCGATTCACATGTAGCTTTCAGG CTCACCATGCCGTCTCCTATGCCTGAGTACCTGAATGTGCACTACATTGGGGAGTCTGCCTCCAGGCTGCTGTTCTTATCAATGCACTGGGCACTTTCAATTCCTTCCTTCCAGGCTCTAGG gcAAGAAAACAGCATATCATTGGTGAAAGCTTATTGGAATGAACTTTTTACTCTTGGTCTTGCCCAGTGCTGGCAAGTGATGAATGTCGCAACTATATTAGCAACATTTGTCAACTGTCTTCACAGTAGCCTTCAACAAG ataaaataccagcagaaagaagaaaattattgatGGAACACATCTTCAAACTACAGGAGTTTTGTAACAGCATGGTAAAACTCTGCATTGATGGATATGAATATGCCTACCTGAAGGCAATAGTACTCTTCAGTCCAG gttGTCTAGACTACTACTTCGATTGCCAGCTTTGA
- the NR2C1 gene encoding nuclear receptor subfamily 2 group C member 1 isoform X1 yields the protein MASIEEIAHQIIEQQMGEIVTEQPTGQKIQIVTALDHNTQGKQFILTNHDGSTPNKVILARQDSTPGKVFFTTPDAAGVNQLFFTTPDLSTQQLQFLTDNSSSEQGPNKVFDLCVVCGDKASGRHYGAVTCEGCKGFFKRSIRKNLVYSCRGSKDCIINKHHRNRCQYCRLQRCIAFGMKQDSVQCERKPIEVSREKSSNCAASTEKIYIRKDLRSPLAATPTFVTDSETARSAGLLDSGMFVNIHQSGIKTESTMLMTPDKAVSCQGDLSTLASVVTSLANLGKTKDPAPNSNEVSMIESLSNGDTSYTSLCEFHQEMQTNGDVSRAFDTLAKALNPGESTACQSSGEGMEGNVHLIAGDSSINYIEKEGPLLSDSHVAFRLTMPSPMPEYLNVHYIGESASRLLFLSMHWALSIPSFQALGQENSISLVKAYWNELFTLGLAQCWQVMNVATILATFVNCLHSSLQQDKIPAERRKLLMEHIFKLQEFCNSMVKLCIDGYEYAYLKAIVLFSPDHPGLENMEQIEKFQEKAYVEFQDYITKTYPDDTYRLSRLLLRLPALRLMNATITEELFFKGLIGNVRIDSVIPHILKMEPADYNSQIIGHSI from the exons ATGGCATCCATAGAAGAAATTGCACATCAAATTATCGAACAACAAATGGGAGAG ATTGTTACAGAGCAGCCTACTGGCCAGAAAATCCAGATTGTGACAGCACTTGATCATAATACCCAAGGCAAACAGTTCATTCTGACAAATCACGATGGCTCTACTCCAAACAAAGTCATTCTGGCCAGGCAAGACTCTACTCCAGGAAAAGTTTTCTTCACGACCCCAGATGCAGCAGGTGTCAACCAGTTATTTTTTACAACTCCTGATTTGTCTACACAACAGCTCCAG TTCTTAACAGATAATTCTTCCTCAGAACAAGGACCAAATAAGGTTTTTGATCTTTGCGTAGTATGTGGAGACAAAGCATCAG GGCGTCATTATGGAGCAGTAACTTGTGAAGGCtgcaaaggattttttaaaagaagtatccGAAAAAATTTAGTTTATTCATGTCGAGGATCAAAGGACTGTATTATTAATAAACACCATCGAAATCGCTGTCAATACTGCAGGTTACAAAGATGTATTGCGTTTGGAATGAAACAAGACT CTGTTCAATGTGAAAGAAAACCCATTGAAGTATCCAGAGAAAAATCTTCCAACTGTGCTGCTTCAACAGAAAAAATCTACATTCGAAAAGACCTTCGAAGCCCATTAGCCGCAACTCCAACTTTTGTAACAGATAGTGAAACTGCAag GTCAGCAGGACTTTTAGATTCAGGAATGTTTGTGAATATTCATCAATCTGGAATAAAAACTGAGTCAACTATGCTGATGACACCAGATAAG gctgtatCATGTCAGGGAGATTTAAGTACATTGGCCAGTGTGGTTACATCATTAGCAAACCTTGgaaaaactaaagatcctgcTCCAAATAGTAATGAAGTGTCTATGATTGAAAGCTTAAGCAATGGTGATACTTCTTATACCTCTTTGTGTGAATTTCATCAAGAAATGCAGACTAACGGTGATGTTTCAAG GGCATTTGACACTCTCGCAAAAGCTTTGAATCCTGGAGAAAGCACAGCCTGTCAGAGCTCAGGAGAGGGCATGGAAGGAAACGTACACCTAATTGCTGGAGACTCAAGCATAAATTACATCGAAAAAGAGGGGCCACTTCTCAGCGATTCACATGTAGCTTTCAGG CTCACCATGCCGTCTCCTATGCCTGAGTACCTGAATGTGCACTACATTGGGGAGTCTGCCTCCAGGCTGCTGTTCTTATCAATGCACTGGGCACTTTCAATTCCTTCCTTCCAGGCTCTAGG gcAAGAAAACAGCATATCATTGGTGAAAGCTTATTGGAATGAACTTTTTACTCTTGGTCTTGCCCAGTGCTGGCAAGTGATGAATGTCGCAACTATATTAGCAACATTTGTCAACTGTCTTCACAGTAGCCTTCAACAAG ataaaataccagcagaaagaagaaaattattgatGGAACACATCTTCAAACTACAGGAGTTTTGTAACAGCATGGTAAAACTCTGCATTGATGGATATGAATATGCCTACCTGAAGGCAATAGTACTCTTCAGTCCAG ATCATCCAGGCCTAGAAAACATGGAACAGATTGAGAAATTTCAGGAAAAGGCTTATGTTGAATTCCAAGATTATATAACCAAAACATATCCAGATGACACCTACAG gttGTCTAGACTACTACTTCGATTGCCAGCTTTGAGATTGATGAACGCTACCATCACCGAAGAACTGTTTTTCAAAGGTCTCATCGGCAATGTTCGAATTGACAGTGTCAtcccacatattttaaaaatggaacctGCAGATTATAACTCACAAATAATTGGTCACAGCATTTGA
- the NR2C1 gene encoding nuclear receptor subfamily 2 group C member 1 isoform X3 → MIVTEQPTGQKIQIVTALDHNTQGKQFILTNHDGSTPNKVILARQDSTPGKVFFTTPDAAGVNQLFFTTPDLSTQQLQFLTDNSSSEQGPNKVFDLCVVCGDKASGRHYGAVTCEGCKGFFKRSIRKNLVYSCRGSKDCIINKHHRNRCQYCRLQRCIAFGMKQDSVQCERKPIEVSREKSSNCAASTEKIYIRKDLRSPLAATPTFVTDSETARSAGLLDSGMFVNIHQSGIKTESTMLMTPDKAVSCQGDLSTLASVVTSLANLGKTKDPAPNSNEVSMIESLSNGDTSYTSLCEFHQEMQTNGDVSRAFDTLAKALNPGESTACQSSGEGMEGNVHLIAGDSSINYIEKEGPLLSDSHVAFRLTMPSPMPEYLNVHYIGESASRLLFLSMHWALSIPSFQALGQENSISLVKAYWNELFTLGLAQCWQVMNVATILATFVNCLHSSLQQDKIPAERRKLLMEHIFKLQEFCNSMVKLCIDGYEYAYLKAIVLFSPDHPGLENMEQIEKFQEKAYVEFQDYITKTYPDDTYRLSRLLLRLPALRLMNATITEELFFKGLIGNVRIDSVIPHILKMEPADYNSQIIGHSI, encoded by the exons ATG ATTGTTACAGAGCAGCCTACTGGCCAGAAAATCCAGATTGTGACAGCACTTGATCATAATACCCAAGGCAAACAGTTCATTCTGACAAATCACGATGGCTCTACTCCAAACAAAGTCATTCTGGCCAGGCAAGACTCTACTCCAGGAAAAGTTTTCTTCACGACCCCAGATGCAGCAGGTGTCAACCAGTTATTTTTTACAACTCCTGATTTGTCTACACAACAGCTCCAG TTCTTAACAGATAATTCTTCCTCAGAACAAGGACCAAATAAGGTTTTTGATCTTTGCGTAGTATGTGGAGACAAAGCATCAG GGCGTCATTATGGAGCAGTAACTTGTGAAGGCtgcaaaggattttttaaaagaagtatccGAAAAAATTTAGTTTATTCATGTCGAGGATCAAAGGACTGTATTATTAATAAACACCATCGAAATCGCTGTCAATACTGCAGGTTACAAAGATGTATTGCGTTTGGAATGAAACAAGACT CTGTTCAATGTGAAAGAAAACCCATTGAAGTATCCAGAGAAAAATCTTCCAACTGTGCTGCTTCAACAGAAAAAATCTACATTCGAAAAGACCTTCGAAGCCCATTAGCCGCAACTCCAACTTTTGTAACAGATAGTGAAACTGCAag GTCAGCAGGACTTTTAGATTCAGGAATGTTTGTGAATATTCATCAATCTGGAATAAAAACTGAGTCAACTATGCTGATGACACCAGATAAG gctgtatCATGTCAGGGAGATTTAAGTACATTGGCCAGTGTGGTTACATCATTAGCAAACCTTGgaaaaactaaagatcctgcTCCAAATAGTAATGAAGTGTCTATGATTGAAAGCTTAAGCAATGGTGATACTTCTTATACCTCTTTGTGTGAATTTCATCAAGAAATGCAGACTAACGGTGATGTTTCAAG GGCATTTGACACTCTCGCAAAAGCTTTGAATCCTGGAGAAAGCACAGCCTGTCAGAGCTCAGGAGAGGGCATGGAAGGAAACGTACACCTAATTGCTGGAGACTCAAGCATAAATTACATCGAAAAAGAGGGGCCACTTCTCAGCGATTCACATGTAGCTTTCAGG CTCACCATGCCGTCTCCTATGCCTGAGTACCTGAATGTGCACTACATTGGGGAGTCTGCCTCCAGGCTGCTGTTCTTATCAATGCACTGGGCACTTTCAATTCCTTCCTTCCAGGCTCTAGG gcAAGAAAACAGCATATCATTGGTGAAAGCTTATTGGAATGAACTTTTTACTCTTGGTCTTGCCCAGTGCTGGCAAGTGATGAATGTCGCAACTATATTAGCAACATTTGTCAACTGTCTTCACAGTAGCCTTCAACAAG ataaaataccagcagaaagaagaaaattattgatGGAACACATCTTCAAACTACAGGAGTTTTGTAACAGCATGGTAAAACTCTGCATTGATGGATATGAATATGCCTACCTGAAGGCAATAGTACTCTTCAGTCCAG ATCATCCAGGCCTAGAAAACATGGAACAGATTGAGAAATTTCAGGAAAAGGCTTATGTTGAATTCCAAGATTATATAACCAAAACATATCCAGATGACACCTACAG gttGTCTAGACTACTACTTCGATTGCCAGCTTTGAGATTGATGAACGCTACCATCACCGAAGAACTGTTTTTCAAAGGTCTCATCGGCAATGTTCGAATTGACAGTGTCAtcccacatattttaaaaatggaacctGCAGATTATAACTCACAAATAATTGGTCACAGCATTTGA
- the NR2C1 gene encoding nuclear receptor subfamily 2 group C member 1 isoform X2 — MASIEEIAHQIIEQQMGEIVTEQPTGQKIQIVTALDHNTQGKQFILTNHDGSTPNKVILARQDSTPGKVFFTTPDAAGVNQLFFTTPDLSTQQLQFLTDNSSSEQGPNKVFDLCVVCGDKASGRHYGAVTCEGCKGFFKRSIRKNLVYSCRGSKDCIINKHHRNRCQYCRLQRCIAFGMKQDSVQCERKPIEVSREKSSNCAASTEKIYIRKDLRSPLAATPTFVTDSETARSAGLLDSGMFVNIHQSGIKTESTMLMTPDKAVSCQGDLSTLASVVTSLANLGKTKDPAPNSNEVSMIESLSNGDTSYTSLCEFHQEMQTNGDVSRAFDTLAKALNPGESTACQSSGEGMEGNVHLIAGDSSINYIEKEGPLLSDSHLTMPSPMPEYLNVHYIGESASRLLFLSMHWALSIPSFQALGQENSISLVKAYWNELFTLGLAQCWQVMNVATILATFVNCLHSSLQQDKIPAERRKLLMEHIFKLQEFCNSMVKLCIDGYEYAYLKAIVLFSPDHPGLENMEQIEKFQEKAYVEFQDYITKTYPDDTYRLSRLLLRLPALRLMNATITEELFFKGLIGNVRIDSVIPHILKMEPADYNSQIIGHSI; from the exons ATGGCATCCATAGAAGAAATTGCACATCAAATTATCGAACAACAAATGGGAGAG ATTGTTACAGAGCAGCCTACTGGCCAGAAAATCCAGATTGTGACAGCACTTGATCATAATACCCAAGGCAAACAGTTCATTCTGACAAATCACGATGGCTCTACTCCAAACAAAGTCATTCTGGCCAGGCAAGACTCTACTCCAGGAAAAGTTTTCTTCACGACCCCAGATGCAGCAGGTGTCAACCAGTTATTTTTTACAACTCCTGATTTGTCTACACAACAGCTCCAG TTCTTAACAGATAATTCTTCCTCAGAACAAGGACCAAATAAGGTTTTTGATCTTTGCGTAGTATGTGGAGACAAAGCATCAG GGCGTCATTATGGAGCAGTAACTTGTGAAGGCtgcaaaggattttttaaaagaagtatccGAAAAAATTTAGTTTATTCATGTCGAGGATCAAAGGACTGTATTATTAATAAACACCATCGAAATCGCTGTCAATACTGCAGGTTACAAAGATGTATTGCGTTTGGAATGAAACAAGACT CTGTTCAATGTGAAAGAAAACCCATTGAAGTATCCAGAGAAAAATCTTCCAACTGTGCTGCTTCAACAGAAAAAATCTACATTCGAAAAGACCTTCGAAGCCCATTAGCCGCAACTCCAACTTTTGTAACAGATAGTGAAACTGCAag GTCAGCAGGACTTTTAGATTCAGGAATGTTTGTGAATATTCATCAATCTGGAATAAAAACTGAGTCAACTATGCTGATGACACCAGATAAG gctgtatCATGTCAGGGAGATTTAAGTACATTGGCCAGTGTGGTTACATCATTAGCAAACCTTGgaaaaactaaagatcctgcTCCAAATAGTAATGAAGTGTCTATGATTGAAAGCTTAAGCAATGGTGATACTTCTTATACCTCTTTGTGTGAATTTCATCAAGAAATGCAGACTAACGGTGATGTTTCAAG GGCATTTGACACTCTCGCAAAAGCTTTGAATCCTGGAGAAAGCACAGCCTGTCAGAGCTCAGGAGAGGGCATGGAAGGAAACGTACACCTAATTGCTGGAGACTCAAGCATAAATTACATCGAAAAAGAGGGGCCACTTCTCAGCGATTCACAT CTCACCATGCCGTCTCCTATGCCTGAGTACCTGAATGTGCACTACATTGGGGAGTCTGCCTCCAGGCTGCTGTTCTTATCAATGCACTGGGCACTTTCAATTCCTTCCTTCCAGGCTCTAGG gcAAGAAAACAGCATATCATTGGTGAAAGCTTATTGGAATGAACTTTTTACTCTTGGTCTTGCCCAGTGCTGGCAAGTGATGAATGTCGCAACTATATTAGCAACATTTGTCAACTGTCTTCACAGTAGCCTTCAACAAG ataaaataccagcagaaagaagaaaattattgatGGAACACATCTTCAAACTACAGGAGTTTTGTAACAGCATGGTAAAACTCTGCATTGATGGATATGAATATGCCTACCTGAAGGCAATAGTACTCTTCAGTCCAG ATCATCCAGGCCTAGAAAACATGGAACAGATTGAGAAATTTCAGGAAAAGGCTTATGTTGAATTCCAAGATTATATAACCAAAACATATCCAGATGACACCTACAG gttGTCTAGACTACTACTTCGATTGCCAGCTTTGAGATTGATGAACGCTACCATCACCGAAGAACTGTTTTTCAAAGGTCTCATCGGCAATGTTCGAATTGACAGTGTCAtcccacatattttaaaaatggaacctGCAGATTATAACTCACAAATAATTGGTCACAGCATTTGA
- the NR2C1 gene encoding nuclear receptor subfamily 2 group C member 1 isoform X5, which produces MASIEEIAHQIIEQQMGEIVTEQPTGQKIQIVTALDHNTQGKQFILTNHDGSTPNKVILARQDSTPGKVFFTTPDAAGVNQLFFTTPDLSTQQLQFLTDNSSSEQGPNKVFDLCVVCGDKASGRHYGAVTCEGCKGFFKRSIRKNLVYSCRGSKDCIINKHHRNRCQYCRLQRCIAFGMKQDSVQCERKPIEVSREKSSNCAASTEKIYIRKDLRSPLAATPTFVTDSETARSAGLLDSGMFVNIHQSGIKTESTMLMTPDKAVSCQGDLSTLASVVTSLANLGKTKDPAPNSNEVSMIESLSNGDTSYTSLCEFHQEMQTNGDVSRAFDTLAKALNPGESTACQSSGEGMEGNVHLIAGDSSINYIEKEGPLLSDSHLTMPSPMPEYLNVHYIGESASRLLFLSMHWALSIPSFQALGQENSISLVKAYWNELFTLGLAQCWQVMNVATILATFVNCLHSSLQQDKIPAERRKLLMEHIFKLQEFCNSMVKLCIDGYEYAYLKAIVLFSPGCLDYYFDCQL; this is translated from the exons ATGGCATCCATAGAAGAAATTGCACATCAAATTATCGAACAACAAATGGGAGAG ATTGTTACAGAGCAGCCTACTGGCCAGAAAATCCAGATTGTGACAGCACTTGATCATAATACCCAAGGCAAACAGTTCATTCTGACAAATCACGATGGCTCTACTCCAAACAAAGTCATTCTGGCCAGGCAAGACTCTACTCCAGGAAAAGTTTTCTTCACGACCCCAGATGCAGCAGGTGTCAACCAGTTATTTTTTACAACTCCTGATTTGTCTACACAACAGCTCCAG TTCTTAACAGATAATTCTTCCTCAGAACAAGGACCAAATAAGGTTTTTGATCTTTGCGTAGTATGTGGAGACAAAGCATCAG GGCGTCATTATGGAGCAGTAACTTGTGAAGGCtgcaaaggattttttaaaagaagtatccGAAAAAATTTAGTTTATTCATGTCGAGGATCAAAGGACTGTATTATTAATAAACACCATCGAAATCGCTGTCAATACTGCAGGTTACAAAGATGTATTGCGTTTGGAATGAAACAAGACT CTGTTCAATGTGAAAGAAAACCCATTGAAGTATCCAGAGAAAAATCTTCCAACTGTGCTGCTTCAACAGAAAAAATCTACATTCGAAAAGACCTTCGAAGCCCATTAGCCGCAACTCCAACTTTTGTAACAGATAGTGAAACTGCAag GTCAGCAGGACTTTTAGATTCAGGAATGTTTGTGAATATTCATCAATCTGGAATAAAAACTGAGTCAACTATGCTGATGACACCAGATAAG gctgtatCATGTCAGGGAGATTTAAGTACATTGGCCAGTGTGGTTACATCATTAGCAAACCTTGgaaaaactaaagatcctgcTCCAAATAGTAATGAAGTGTCTATGATTGAAAGCTTAAGCAATGGTGATACTTCTTATACCTCTTTGTGTGAATTTCATCAAGAAATGCAGACTAACGGTGATGTTTCAAG GGCATTTGACACTCTCGCAAAAGCTTTGAATCCTGGAGAAAGCACAGCCTGTCAGAGCTCAGGAGAGGGCATGGAAGGAAACGTACACCTAATTGCTGGAGACTCAAGCATAAATTACATCGAAAAAGAGGGGCCACTTCTCAGCGATTCACAT CTCACCATGCCGTCTCCTATGCCTGAGTACCTGAATGTGCACTACATTGGGGAGTCTGCCTCCAGGCTGCTGTTCTTATCAATGCACTGGGCACTTTCAATTCCTTCCTTCCAGGCTCTAGG gcAAGAAAACAGCATATCATTGGTGAAAGCTTATTGGAATGAACTTTTTACTCTTGGTCTTGCCCAGTGCTGGCAAGTGATGAATGTCGCAACTATATTAGCAACATTTGTCAACTGTCTTCACAGTAGCCTTCAACAAG ataaaataccagcagaaagaagaaaattattgatGGAACACATCTTCAAACTACAGGAGTTTTGTAACAGCATGGTAAAACTCTGCATTGATGGATATGAATATGCCTACCTGAAGGCAATAGTACTCTTCAGTCCAG gttGTCTAGACTACTACTTCGATTGCCAGCTTTGA